ATTGCTTCGGTAGCTGAAGAAGATCCTCTTGTATACACTGTTCACTTTGTTATTTCTAAACaagtatatgaaaaataaacaaacaaatggtCAAGCTCTGCAGCTTCAGACCCTTAGTTAGACCATGATTAACTTGTTTCCAGCTGGGCAGGGAGATTAATGTCATGGGCTCAAGCAGATTTTACGTGTTTGAACTACCATCAGTGACAATAGGCATTGAGATTTTTCCACGGTTCCAGATGTTCCTTTTTTAGTGACAAATATGTTAAATAAATTGAACTACTTGTCTATAAATCTGTAAACAATATAAACTCAGTAAATCACAAATCTgaattactatatatataattatatatatatatatatatatatctatcaaGGTTAGTGTTTTGAGTCTTTTTACACCTATAAGATAAATTTCACAGTGGTTGCTTATGAATTTCTTGGACGTATGCCTTTCTTGGACGTATGCCTTTCATATACATTGATCCTATACAAGCAGAATAAGCACCAGTCTACAATCTGTGTTTGATGAACCAAACACCTTGATTTTCTCTCTTTGACAAACACTATATTAACTAACTGAATGCATGATGGatgaatataaataaacataattatGACTGTATAGAACTGATGAAGAGATGCCAATAATCAGACACAAAAAACCAATAGTATACATACAGACCAAGTCCGGTCCATGCCAAACCTAATCCAACCTAGCATGGGCCAGCACACAGGTCTGTGCAAAGCCCATGTTGGCTAGATCCTCCTTCCACAAACTGTGATGCCCCTTGGGACCTAAGCTTATATTTAAGGAAGGTGTATATAAACTCACTAATGATTCAATTGATAAACAATGTAGAATTAAGCTTGTTCACTGCCCTCAACCAATGTTCAAGTGGGCACATTCGAAATCAATTTTTACCTTATGTAagtatatgctttttttttttctagatacaTGGAttatcatcatatcattgtatgTTGAATACATGTTACTTCACAAATGAAAATCTTTTCACTCTGCCTTCACTACAAAGAATAATAAACATTCTATCCGAAGTGACTTCCAGGGGCAGCCCAAGACCAAAACCACTTAAGCATTGGTCTAAGGCCCCAATGCCTAAGGCacttttaataacaaaaaaaaaaaaaggtctcaaATTGTGAGTgaataattgtttcttttttccctttaaaaaagCATGAtcaattggttaaaaaaaaaaaaaaaaggtggattGCATGCTTTGATTCTTCCCTATTATCAAGAAGGCATCAAAGTTGTTAGCTAAGAAATCCAATCCAATTAAAAAGTTTAAGTTGTttaaacaaaacatgttataacttttgacccaaaaaaaaaaaaaaaaacatgttataacTATGCCACATCATTATTGACACGAATTTCTCTTAACAATCTgaggtttcaaaatttgtaaGTCAATATCCCCAACCATAAATTGTTGACATTATCCACTCAATAACCTACACAGCCATACACCATGCACATATTGAGTAGATAATGTAGGACTCGGCTGAAATGGCACGTCCAGGGATAAtacttgtttattatatttttgaattgtcACTAATTACATTCGTTGCCAcattgtttataaattttttgtagtcaaatttgttatagttttagcattttcctcccaaaaaaagtattataaaaaattaaaaaatgtattttttttaaaattataatattaagaactaataaaatattatttaaatgataacAAAAATGCTCCACTTGAATATATTGTCTTAGGCCTCCAAATCTATTGGGCTAACCCTGTAAACACTACAATCTATGTGCTTGACAAaccaaaaatcatgattttatCTCTTTGACAAACGCTATATATAGAAAAGTGATGTAAGATTAATAAAGTAACTAACTGAATGCATGATGGattttgaatataaataaaCATCTGTTTAGAACATTTGATGAAGAGATGCCAATAATCAGACACAAAAAAACTAATAGTATACATACAAATGAAGCCCGGCCCATGCCTAACTTAATCCAACCTAGCATGGCTCAGCACACAGGTGCATGCAAAGCCCATGTTGGGTAGGTCCTCCTTACACACACTGTGATTCCCCTTGGGATCTAAGCTAACATTTAAGGGTGTATATAAACCCACTAATGATTCAATGGATAGCCAATGCAGAATTAAGCTTGCTCAATACCCTCAGGCCTCAACCAATGTTCAAGTGGGCAAATTTGGACAGCCCAAGACCAAGACCACTCAAGCCTCGGCCTAAGGCACTttaaccacccccccccccacccccccaaaaaaaaactctcaaattGTGAGTgaataattgtttcttttttccctttgaaaAAGCATGAtcaattggttaaaaaaaagggtggaTTGCATGCTTTGATTCTTCCCTATTATTAAGAAGGCATCAAAGTTGTTATGCCACATCATTATTGACACGAGTTTCTCCtaacaatttcaaattttgtaagTCAATACCCCTATCATAAATTGTTGACATTATTCACTTAATAACTCCATGGCCATACACCATGCAAATATTGAGTAGATAATGTAGGATTCAAATTTGTCATTCTCTTAAGAAATTGTTATAATAATCAAATCTCACAAAAATTTACagttgatattactcaaataattcaTATATCCATTCAAATACATAGCTAAGGCCCAAGGAGAGTAtattgatataaactcaaattctcacttccaaaatatctaaaaattaatttaaaccaAAACTATAAGAAGGGGAGAGAGTACATTTGTATCAATATCCTTAAGCTAATGTAGTATTTAAGGCCATGTTGAAGGGTCCAATTCCGCCCCTGCTTAAAGAACCATATGTCATTTTCATCAACTTTAAGATAGAGATAATAAAGATaacagttttatttattttagtttatacTCACTCGAAATTGATTGAATTAGACCGAAATATACCTAAGTAGACCAAATGGACCAAGGTAGACAAAATGAGACTAAAATAGACTGAATTGGTAGAATTATACCAAATTTGGACTGAAGTAggtgtttattatttttatctcttGAAATCGATGAAAATGATATATGGTTCCCTAAGTAGAAGTGGAATTGGACTCTTCAACCTACCCTTGAATACCACATTAGCATCCAAATATAAATATAGTGATggaatatgaatttttttttttttttttttagagtataaactaaaaataaataaatagtctCTCTATCCAAACTGTTTGtgttatgtatatttttttaattatacattttatttatgtttaaaaatgtgtaaaattatggtagtaaaaaataatagtCATACGATGATTAGTAAGTTACGATTAGAATCAAGgacaaataaatatattgtattatttaatttattttgcaCTAAGTGGCTAAAAGTCTAAAACCCACATTTGTTCCTCagacaacaaaaattgaattcCCAAAACGCCCAGAGCCAGCCAATGACATAAGCAGCGAAGAAAACGTTGTCACATTACAACCTTTTTCAACTCCAAATACGGAAAAGTAAAGCCAAAATGACGACAATATCTTCACTCTCGTCGGCattttgattcatttttctTCGTCCACCTCTCTCGCTGCTGCCTGCTGCAAAGTGCTTAGCCTGCGCACCGCCACCACCGGCGGACCGGACCGGACCAGACCAGCAGAGACAATGAATCCGACCGACGACGAGGAGATCCTGAAGAAGCTGGAGGACTCAACCAAGGATGCCACTGGTCGACAGCTCGAGGCCCTAAGGTCCATCCTCGAACACCAAAGCAAAGGCGGCGGCGTACGTTATCTCCGACCTTACCTCCAAGGCTACGATGCGCCGGTTGATGCAAATTCGTTCCGCCAAGCTGTGCCGTTGTCTTCCTACGAGGACTACGTTGACCACATCAATCAGATGGCCAACAATGGACCCGTTGACCATGATCAGCCTGAGCCTCTCCTGTCCGTTGATCCTCTCATCTGTTTCTTCTACAGGTTTACTTATCCCCTCACACAATTACATGACTTAATAAGtaaaattgatatgaaaataGCATTGTCCATGCTATTGTTATATGTATAAAGATGTACAACCATAGATACCACAGGCTTAAAGGGAATATCCGTGTTTTACTAGGAAACCACAATGGGGTATTGTGTATTTTATCTCTTATAATGATTTCCAGTataatttgatgatgatgaattTAACGTGGTTGTAGCAAGTGATGTCATAACACCCAGCAAGCATCACTATGTGTAACAACGTAAAGTTTGTAATACAATTATCATTGTCATGCTTTCTGATGTTTCTAGCATTAATTTTTAGACTGGGATACATTTTTAATCCACAAAATCTGGTCTAAGTTTTCAACTTTGATCTTTCAAGTTTAAGAACTTCTACTTTATATGCCCTCATCATGGAGGAACAATTGAATTCCGTGCCTTTGAATCATAAACCAACTACATTTAATCTTTCTAATCACTAAGGTTTAATAGTAATTTAGCCCAGCATGAAACAGAATtacataacaataataatttcacACAAGTCAAAAGATTGACATTTTATAGGCCTCAGAATTCAAGATTTAGTTTTACTATAATAAGTTTTGcttgaaaatatgaaaattatcaatttgaTCATTCCATCCATCTGTCATTTAAATTTATTCTAGGCTACCTTGATTTCGATGATACCTTTTAAATTTATAAGAAcaaacttgcaaaattttaaatttggagatgaaatcaaattttggctaAGTGTTAGGGATAAAAAGTATATTTcagctttatttttattttatgacagaaaaagcattaatttttaattatgttttgaaaatgtggACTCTTAACTTGTGGATTGCAGCTCAGGAGCAAGTACCATGAAGCCCAAATTGATCCCTTACTTTGATTCAAAGCTCTCGAGAGCCGCCTCGTTCATAGCTCACCAGGGCAGCAATGCAATTCATCGGAGGTAGTAACTTATTTATGATCTATATATGTACCATTATAGTTTATATTACAGTTAATGTGCTCATACAATATGGCTTTATATAACAAATGAATGTGAATTATCATATAGGTTATTTCCTCCTAGGCCATCTGTGAATAAGGTCCTATGGTTTATTTATGCCGATAATATAACAACTACCAAAGGCGGTTTTAAGGTTATGGCTGCTTCTTCATATCCTATGCATGGCAGTAAGGCGAACTGGTCTCAGTTGGTCTCTTGTTCAAGCCCCCGGGAAGTCATTCTTGGGTCAAACATAGAGCACCAGATGTATTGCCACCTACTTTGTGGCCTTAGAAACTCTGATTCTCTTGATGGGATTCGTGCCCCATATGCCATAAGCTTGATCAATGTGTTTAGTCTTTTAGAGTCCAGGTGGGAGCAGCTATGTGATGATCTTGAACATGGGGTCCCAAGTTCAAAGATTTCCGATGTTGTGATGAAAGATTCTGTTACTGAAGTTCTTGGGGGCCCTCAACCAGAATTGTCAAGGAGAATTCGGGTGATTTGTGAGGACAAGAATTGGGGTGGGATAGTGTATAAATTGTGGCCTAATGTGCGGTACATTAGGTGTGTTACCACAGGGAGTATGAAGCAGTATTATCCAAGGCTTAAGCACTATGCAGGAGAGGTACCTTTGTTAGGTGGAGACTACTTTGCTTCAGAATGCTGTGTGGGTATCAACTTGGATATTATGCAGCCTCCCGAGACAACCCAATTCGTGTTGCTTCCAACTGCAGCTTACTTTGAGTTTCTTCCATTTGCTTTGGATGAGATCAATGTTGGTGAAGAAACAGTGGACATTTCTGGTGTGGAGGTAGGAAAGATGTATGAAGTGGTTGTCACTACATATAGAGGATTCTACCGATATCGTTTAGGTGATATTGTGAGAGTTGTTGATTTCTATAATTCTGCTCCACAAGTGGAGTATGTGATGAGAGCTCCTAATACTTCGTCCGAGATAATAACTGAGAAACATTTGATGTCTGCCATGGAAAGTTTTCAAAGGGTCATCAGAAAAGATATGGCAGCAGAGATTTCAGAGTTTGCAAGTTTCTTGGACTTAATGTTGAGCCCAAAGCTTTTGAAGCTTTATATAGAAGTTAGAGAGGGATGTAAGCTTTTGCAGGAAGAGAAGCTAGAGGAGTCAGTTGAAATTCTCAAGAGGTGTGGTTCCTCTATTGAGGATAGCTTGGGAGGCATTTACATGGTGCAGAGGAAAAGAGGCGAATTAGGTCCTTTGGCAGTATCCATTGTAAAGCCAGGTAGCTTTGATAGATTATCATCGGTAGCCATTGAGAATGGAGCACCAGCTAGTCAATATAAACCACCCAAGATTATAAGAAATCGCCAAATTGTTGACTTCATGGAAAGATGTATTGTTGTTACTGTATCTTTGGATGGTTAATTAAGACTTAATCACTAGATTGAAGTGTTGCAATTTGTTATCATCCATTGTTGAACTTCATCTGGGTATGCAAAGAAGCTGTATGGACTTAGCACACAGACATTTTAGGATAAATAAGCAGAACAATTGCTTGTTGGGAGACAAGTCCTTTTCTGAAGAGGCAGTGTATTCCCATTTCGTTATTACAGTTTATGATTCTTTTACATGAAGCATTAACTGGATCCTTAATCATGAACTAATGTAACTGAACATATATGTAAGAATGATTCTCCTGGCTGTTTTTTGCTTGTATTAATTTTCTCTCAATAATGTACTTAGCCAGTAAACGTAAACGAGTCTGTAAGTTGCTTTCGACAAGTGAGCTATGCTTCTCAGTAAGCtaatttgtaaatttgtgaTCTCCAGTAATGCACGCAATAATTAGCTTGAAAAACTAGGAGATACTCTCAAAATGATCAACGTTGATTAAGGCCTTTGCAAGATCAGCCatcttccaaaattaaaaacctaggGAGCTGTCTGGAATATCATTTTTTAGTCTGGCATTTTGAGTCAAATTTTAGCATTGATTGAACATTTTAAGCATTTTCCATTGACGTAAAAACTCATTCATCTCGTAGCTCTTTGATGGCTAGGATGTCAATAACcagaaatcaagtttttttgTGCAAACCATAGGGGACTTGTGAATGCCTACAAATTGGCTAGTGCAGTAATTACCAACTTAGCATTACTCTAGGAAATTCATAAACACCTTATTTACTTTGCTTGTAAACTTTCCTTTTATTATGATATTTGGATCTTTGTTTAAAGGTTTAGgctttgtttttctcttaatcCTGCTTCAATACATTTTTACTTCTATCTTGAAcgaataaaatttgtttcttaatacaataTCATCCATTCATTCAATTGTTTCTGACAACAGCATTACAATATTCTGGTAGTTTTGAGAATTTGCTTGAGATGTCTAATGTAGCCATGTCTAACTTTCAAAAAAGATTTCCTCAGGGGAAATGGTccttatttcctttttctttttcatcttccCACCCAATTCTTACTTGGACAAAGGAAAAGGAAGTGTCTTGgagaaatttttgttgttgatgacctcaaataaataaattgaatattgATAAATATGTGAAAGCTCGAATTTgtatgaaaacacaagagctgtttagacccccaattaaaattacggctagattacTTTTACTCTTACTTAATCAAAGTGcagaaacaagagtaaatgtgTGCAATGAACCaatactactctagtgcataaacaagaacaacaaacaataaaagtaaagtacaggagtaagggaagagaaatgcaaccacaagataacaccaagacgagttatagaagaagaaatcaaagaacttagcaaaaaacctcttcgccgtcCTCCAAGTAGTAATTGATCctctagagaataaagttggagtccacaaataacaaaagatcCTTCAAGCCTAGtttaccccatgtacttgagccctccaagctcctgctaccaactgacttaaCGAAGTCTTGTCTTCTCCAACTCTCTGGATCACGCAATACGCCCAATTGCATCCGTCAAGTCTCACCAGCTTTTTTTGGCAAATTCCCAAAACTTCTCAAGCTCAAAAACACTCTCTATACTCTGAAAAGATGTGGGTtatgtttgggtacaaatctcctcttaaggtatgacaatgggagagggaaggagaagagactagaatgatttctcactaaggatgagtagctctctctctaaaagatgggtgtgtgtgttgtaaaaaacctatttttgatacctccactcttcacctcaaaaacctatttttgaGTAGCTCTATCTAGGGTGTTCTTTCAAAAAACCTATCTAAAAGATGAATCAGCCTCTAAAAGATGGAGGTGAAGGGTGTTCTTTTTGGTGGAACTTTGGGCTTGAGCACTTTGTGTAGAGGTTATTCTAGCCATACGACACTTATTGAGTTGTTATATCTGGGGGGAGgcaagtcagagaaggtctgcaccggttatAAAGTTTAGACAACCaaggcttgaatctccttaaagagagcgagtgctGCGCCTCAGTTCAAATAGTGTTgtataatttctttctttacgttaataatattcaaaagtaTTATTCAGTCTCTtgttgtgttatttccattattattgtatttgcaCCAACATAGGGTGATGGAACATAATAGAATATTCTTATTGCCCtccgaagaaaaaaaaaagaaaaaaaaaaatagaagatgaagaagaagaagaataactttatttattaatgGCTGCTTGGATTTGTTCCAGAGTCCTCCCCTTTGTTTCAGGTACAATCATGATCACAAACAATATAGCCAGTGCATTGATTGCTGCATACAGAAGGAAGGTACCTGAAAACCAGAGAAACTAGTTAAGTGGTATCTAATGATTTCCTAAGCTCATCCTAACATAGAGTTAGGTATTTTTGTGGAAAATCCCTGTTCAAATTAACAGActgctcaaattctttttagTTTCATCACTCCAACAAGCTAAACTGTTTTTTGTATATGTTGTGATACCCTAAACTTGTTTTATATTTCCATActaaaaatttttgttgctaAGCTAGTAAACTTGCCTGATATGGTATTGCCATACTAATTACTAATACTACTTTTAAATGAAAAGGAAGAGCTTTACCATAGGTGCTCCAGCTCATAAGAAAGTTGAAAGTGTAGGAACATAGCCATGCACCAAACCAGTTGACTAGAGTAGCAAGGCTTCCAGCCTGTCCTTTAATATTGATCGGGAATATCTGCAACAGATGGAAAATTTTTGATTGGTGGCACAGATAAAATTTTAGATAGGATGAGAACCATTATATGGCTGATTCTAATTACCTCAGACATCACAACCCAAGGAACTGCACCCATTCCTGCTGAAAATGATGCTATGTACAGCTGACATCAAGGAATAAATGTTAGAGAACATGAGGGAAAAACATAGAGAAGTGATTTTTTGGCTGACTGATCTAAGTTGCatagttattttgaaaagcaGTTGATTTTACCAGTATGCCAGTAACAGCGAGTGCAGGGACTGCCTGGAGTGCAGTTTCATTAACCTGATTCATGAAACAATCTTTACATGTGAAAACTATTAAAACTCATAGAGGAAGCTTTTAAGTTGACAGTTTGACAATTACCTTCATATAGAATGCAATTGCTGCTAGTAAACAGCCTAGGACCAATCCTGATCCAGAAACCTAAAGtgaaaccaaacaaataaaaaacagagcaaaaaaTACAATACTTGTATTCATGAATGAGG
The sequence above is drawn from the Quercus lobata isolate SW786 chromosome 12, ValleyOak3.0 Primary Assembly, whole genome shotgun sequence genome and encodes:
- the LOC115972260 gene encoding probable indole-3-acetic acid-amido synthetase GH3.6, whose translation is MNPTDDEEILKKLEDSTKDATGRQLEALRSILEHQSKGGGVRYLRPYLQGYDAPVDANSFRQAVPLSSYEDYVDHINQMANNGPVDHDQPEPLLSVDPLICFFYSSGASTMKPKLIPYFDSKLSRAASFIAHQGSNAIHRRLFPPRPSVNKVLWFIYADNITTTKGGFKVMAASSYPMHGSKANWSQLVSCSSPREVILGSNIEHQMYCHLLCGLRNSDSLDGIRAPYAISLINVFSLLESRWEQLCDDLEHGVPSSKISDVVMKDSVTEVLGGPQPELSRRIRVICEDKNWGGIVYKLWPNVRYIRCVTTGSMKQYYPRLKHYAGEVPLLGGDYFASECCVGINLDIMQPPETTQFVLLPTAAYFEFLPFALDEINVGEETVDISGVEVGKMYEVVVTTYRGFYRYRLGDIVRVVDFYNSAPQVEYVMRAPNTSSEIITEKHLMSAMESFQRVIRKDMAAEISEFASFLDLMLSPKLLKLYIEVREGCKLLQEEKLEESVEILKRCGSSIEDSLGGIYMVQRKRGELGPLAVSIVKPGSFDRLSSVAIENGAPASQYKPPKIIRNRQIVDFMERCIVVTVSLDG